One Deltaproteobacteria bacterium genomic window carries:
- a CDS encoding tRNA-binding protein, with product MGHISYDDFLKVDVRVGTITRVEPFPEARKPAYKLYVDFGPEIGERKSSAQVTHHYTAEELVGRQVAAVVNFPPKQIGPFRSEILVLGFPDAGGEVVMIEPNRPVPDGGRLY from the coding sequence ATGGGCCACATCAGCTACGATGATTTCCTGAAGGTCGACGTGCGCGTTGGCACCATCACCCGGGTGGAACCCTTCCCGGAGGCGCGCAAGCCCGCCTACAAGCTGTACGTGGATTTCGGTCCCGAGATCGGCGAGCGCAAGAGTTCCGCCCAGGTCACCCACCACTACACCGCGGAAGAGCTGGTGGGCCGGCAGGTCGCCGCGGTGGTCAACTTCCCGCCCAAGCAGATCGGCCCGTTCCGGTCCGAGATCCTGGTGCTGGGCTTCCCAGACGCCGGCGGTGAGGTGGTGATGATCGAGCCCAACCGCCCGGTGCCCGACGGCGGCAGGCTGTACTGA
- a CDS encoding PAS domain S-box protein: MTAARVLIVEHERPVATRLEQELKTAGYACASVPSGREAVVAATERPPDLALIDLELAGEPDGVETALHLSGTFDTPVLYLNGNAGQALERRSLDSEPVGYVLKTAPAGQLHLHVETGLRLHARQRRQRRASAAIECATEAIVVTDKGGDVTFMNSAAETLTGWSRHDAIGRSLKEIFHGTAGVLPVQFETMQRLLAEGADTARVGGDMMLRTRSGKEVAVDYNVAPVKDRNGRAEGTVLAFHRIDTEQLAQSVREEARAWRTLMESTNDGIIVIDERGNPVMRNTSTERMLGPYRPDAVPEDWSERYGVFKLDGVTQYPSLDLPIARTLRGESTDDEEMILRNPAKPEGIYITTSARPLLDDSGKVKGGMAVFRDITSIKRSEDDLRQVVERLESQTRLMESVFDSISDGVVAADSQGNYLVVNTATKRLAELISPFDIKDLMTTGLAEYPAVLGLYRLDKETPFPADELPLWRALQGEASDDVEIFVRNSRVPNGVYFNSSGRPLQDASNSVKGAVVVFRDVTEHMRAHEALARAFAQGRLEIVETVLHNIGNAINSVAIGIGTVHEQLKGNRFIRRLQALAHTLKAHEHDWIDYLRDDPKGRQAMPFLFALANDFGEMESQLVQTVERVQDRVAHITDIVRTQQGFDKDMTVLKDLDLEATINAAIQVLQDSIHKRGIQLHVNCVGAPAQVRIRESQFHQMVVNLVKNSIEAIDELTLSGSSNEPPEIHIRSYAEDEFLVIDVIDNGVGIDPKDLKGIFDSGYTTKNTGSGLGLPSGASYVASVGGSLEALSDGVGKGATLRVRLGLSFIQPQPSAGH; encoded by the coding sequence ATGACAGCGGCAAGAGTCCTCATTGTCGAGCACGAGCGGCCCGTGGCCACGCGCCTTGAACAAGAGCTGAAGACCGCGGGATACGCGTGCGCTTCGGTTCCGTCCGGACGGGAAGCCGTGGTGGCGGCGACGGAACGGCCGCCGGACCTGGCCCTGATCGACCTGGAACTGGCAGGAGAACCGGACGGCGTCGAAACGGCCCTGCACTTGAGCGGAACGTTCGACACCCCGGTGCTGTACCTCAACGGCAATGCCGGACAGGCCCTGGAGCGGCGCTCCCTGGACAGCGAGCCGGTCGGTTACGTGCTCAAGACGGCACCGGCGGGACAGCTCCATCTGCACGTGGAAACCGGCCTGCGCCTGCATGCCCGGCAACGACGGCAGCGGCGAGCGTCCGCGGCCATCGAATGCGCCACCGAGGCCATCGTCGTCACGGACAAGGGCGGGGACGTCACGTTCATGAATTCCGCCGCGGAGACCCTCACGGGCTGGTCCCGGCACGATGCCATCGGCCGGTCCCTGAAGGAGATCTTTCACGGGACCGCGGGAGTTCTGCCGGTTCAGTTCGAGACCATGCAGCGCCTCCTCGCGGAAGGCGCCGACACCGCTCGCGTGGGCGGCGACATGATGCTCAGGACCCGGTCCGGGAAAGAGGTGGCGGTCGACTACAATGTCGCGCCGGTCAAGGACCGAAACGGCCGTGCCGAAGGCACGGTGCTGGCGTTCCACAGGATCGACACGGAGCAGTTGGCACAGAGTGTTCGGGAAGAAGCACGCGCGTGGCGCACCCTCATGGAAAGCACCAACGACGGTATCATCGTGATCGACGAGCGCGGGAACCCGGTCATGCGCAACACGAGCACGGAACGTATGCTGGGTCCGTACAGACCGGACGCCGTACCCGAGGACTGGAGCGAGCGTTACGGCGTCTTCAAGCTCGACGGAGTGACCCAATACCCTTCTCTCGATCTGCCGATCGCGCGCACCCTCCGCGGCGAGTCGACGGATGACGAGGAAATGATCCTGCGCAATCCGGCCAAACCGGAAGGCATCTACATCACCACCAGCGCCCGACCGCTTCTGGACGACTCCGGCAAAGTCAAGGGAGGCATGGCCGTGTTCCGCGACATCACGTCCATCAAGCGGTCGGAGGACGACTTGAGGCAGGTGGTAGAGCGGCTGGAGAGCCAGACCCGCCTCATGGAATCCGTTTTCGACAGCATCAGCGACGGGGTGGTGGCCGCCGATTCCCAGGGCAACTACCTCGTTGTCAACACCGCCACGAAACGGCTCGCCGAACTCATATCGCCCTTTGATATCAAGGACCTCATGACAACGGGCCTTGCCGAGTATCCGGCGGTCCTCGGGCTTTATCGTCTTGACAAGGAGACCCCCTTCCCCGCCGATGAGCTTCCGCTTTGGCGCGCCCTGCAGGGCGAGGCGTCGGATGACGTGGAGATATTCGTGCGCAATTCGAGGGTCCCCAACGGGGTTTACTTCAACTCCAGCGGAAGGCCCTTGCAGGACGCGTCCAACTCCGTCAAGGGCGCCGTGGTGGTGTTTCGCGACGTCACCGAGCACATGCGCGCCCATGAAGCGCTGGCCCGCGCGTTCGCCCAGGGGCGGCTGGAGATCGTCGAAACGGTGCTCCACAACATCGGGAACGCCATCAACAGCGTGGCCATCGGCATCGGAACCGTACACGAACAACTGAAGGGGAACCGGTTCATACGCCGCCTTCAGGCGCTGGCCCACACCTTGAAGGCGCACGAGCATGACTGGATCGATTACCTGAGAGACGATCCGAAAGGCCGCCAGGCGATGCCGTTTCTGTTCGCGCTTGCCAACGACTTCGGAGAGATGGAGTCGCAGTTGGTGCAGACCGTCGAACGGGTTCAGGACAGGGTGGCGCACATCACCGACATCGTCCGAACGCAACAAGGCTTCGACAAGGACATGACGGTCCTCAAAGACCTGGACCTGGAAGCAACCATCAACGCCGCGATACAGGTCCTGCAGGACTCCATCCACAAGCGCGGCATCCAGCTTCACGTCAATTGCGTGGGCGCGCCCGCGCAGGTTCGGATCCGTGAAAGCCAATTCCACCAGATGGTGGTCAACCTGGTGAAGAACTCCATCGAAGCCATCGACGAACTCACTCTGTCCGGTTCCTCGAATGAACCGCCGGAAATTCACATTCGGTCGTACGCCGAGGACGAGTTCCTGGTCATCGACGTCATCGACAATGGCGTCGGTATCGACCCGAAGGACCTGAAAGGCATCTTTGATTCGGGATACACCACCAAGAACACGGGCAGTGGGCTGGGGCTTCCATCGGGGGCGAGTTACGTCGCCAGCGTCGGCGGGAGTCTGGAGGCCCTGAGCGACGGCGTCGGAAAAGGAGCGACCCTGCGCGTGAGGCTTGGGTTGTCGTTCATCCAGCCGCAACCATCAGCAGGTCATTGA
- a CDS encoding UbiD family decarboxylase, producing the protein MRDLQEFIAAEEKRRPGDLIRVKDPIDPNKCETIAFLKHLDDRGLEKMVLFENITTLEGKPSPFPLFYNPWVSRQFCADGMGMGDLESNMELSLEVSRLEKEKGDTEVIAPDAAPCREVVVQGSDVDLAKYPIPMHHDLDVGPYWTMACVMKGESAPFYDITFTKNLYYDARTMSFSAHKHHHLEAIVSENEAKDQRAPVIIVMGHHPAFYFSSCCMTPYGNDDYQSAAAFMREPLRLTPSVTWGEDFLVPADAEMIIEGEVPPNVRRSQNPFGEVLRYYQVTMDVPIVEVTAVTHRRNAVMQDIWAGQKDHWNLGGITKEGSVYNSIKRNIPGIKAIHLPHSGCGRVICYISIKKEFPNEPKKAAMQAFTDMPNLKLCVVVDDDVDVFNERDVLWAVGTRTHWDRDLDVIREVQNFRGWLGDSVAVVDATRPLEGEFPIKNEVPVEAMKRVDVSKYV; encoded by the coding sequence ATGAGAGACCTCCAGGAATTCATCGCCGCCGAGGAAAAGCGCCGTCCGGGCGACCTCATCCGGGTGAAGGACCCCATCGACCCCAACAAGTGCGAGACCATCGCCTTCCTGAAGCACCTGGACGACCGGGGGCTGGAGAAGATGGTGCTGTTCGAGAACATCACCACGCTGGAGGGCAAACCCTCGCCGTTCCCGCTCTTCTACAACCCGTGGGTGAGCCGGCAGTTCTGCGCCGACGGGATGGGCATGGGCGACCTCGAGTCCAACATGGAGCTGAGCCTGGAGGTGTCGCGGCTGGAGAAGGAAAAGGGCGACACGGAGGTCATCGCGCCCGACGCCGCACCGTGCCGGGAGGTGGTGGTCCAGGGTTCCGACGTGGACCTGGCCAAGTATCCCATCCCCATGCACCATGACCTCGACGTGGGCCCCTACTGGACCATGGCCTGCGTCATGAAGGGGGAGTCGGCGCCGTTCTACGACATCACCTTCACCAAGAACCTGTACTACGACGCCCGCACCATGAGCTTCTCGGCGCACAAGCACCACCACCTGGAAGCCATCGTCAGCGAGAACGAGGCCAAGGACCAGCGGGCGCCGGTGATCATCGTGATGGGGCACCACCCGGCGTTCTACTTCTCGTCCTGCTGCATGACCCCCTACGGCAACGACGATTACCAGAGCGCCGCGGCGTTCATGCGCGAGCCGCTGCGGCTCACCCCGTCGGTGACCTGGGGCGAGGACTTTCTGGTGCCCGCGGACGCCGAGATGATCATCGAGGGCGAGGTGCCGCCCAACGTGCGCCGCTCCCAGAACCCCTTCGGCGAGGTGCTGCGCTACTACCAGGTGACCATGGATGTGCCCATCGTCGAGGTCACCGCCGTCACGCATCGCAGGAACGCCGTGATGCAGGACATCTGGGCGGGCCAGAAGGACCACTGGAACCTGGGCGGCATCACCAAGGAAGGCAGCGTCTACAACTCCATCAAGCGCAACATCCCCGGCATCAAGGCCATCCACCTGCCGCACTCGGGGTGCGGCCGGGTGATCTGCTACATCTCCATCAAGAAAGAGTTCCCCAACGAGCCCAAGAAGGCGGCCATGCAGGCCTTCACCGACATGCCCAACCTCAAGCTCTGCGTGGTGGTGGACGACGACGTGGACGTGTTCAACGAGCGCGACGTGTTGTGGGCCGTGGGCACCCGCACTCACTGGGACCGGGACCTCGACGTCATCCGCGAGGTTCAGAACTTCCGCGGCTGGCTCGGCGACAGCGTCGCCGTGGTGGACGCCACCCGTCCCCTGGAAGGCGAGTTTCCCATCAAGAACGAAGTGCCGGTGGAGGCCATGAAGCGGGTGGACGTGAGCAAGTACGTCTGA
- a CDS encoding divalent-cation tolerance protein CutA: MSEFLVVYITASGDNAGELAGTLVREKLAACVNRVPGVESTYTWEGRVERDTEDLLIVKTRADLFDQLKERVQELHGYDLPEIIAVPIVEGSEGYLEWMGSVLSKT; the protein is encoded by the coding sequence ATGAGTGAGTTCCTCGTCGTCTACATCACGGCTTCCGGAGACAATGCGGGAGAATTGGCCGGCACGCTGGTGCGAGAGAAGCTCGCCGCCTGCGTCAACCGCGTCCCGGGGGTCGAGTCTACCTACACCTGGGAGGGTCGGGTGGAGCGCGACACCGAGGACCTCCTCATCGTCAAGACCCGCGCCGACCTCTTCGACCAACTCAAGGAGCGGGTACAGGAGCTCCACGGCTACGATCTCCCGGAAATCATCGCGGTCCCCATCGTTGAGGGTAGCGAAGGCTACCTGGAGTGGATGGGGTCCGTCCTGTCCAAGACCTGA
- the hisI gene encoding phosphoribosyl-AMP cyclohydrolase — MESIDFAKGGGIVPVVVQDHETLDVLMLAYMNEQAFNLTRETGKAHYYSRSRDKLWLKGEESGHFQVVHDILVDCDNDTLILKIDQQGGGACHMGYRTCFFRHDAGEDWEICAEKVFDPEEVYNK; from the coding sequence ATGGAGAGCATCGATTTTGCCAAGGGCGGAGGAATCGTCCCGGTGGTGGTGCAGGACCACGAGACCCTCGACGTGCTCATGCTGGCCTACATGAACGAACAGGCTTTCAACCTCACCCGCGAGACCGGCAAGGCCCATTACTACAGCCGCTCCCGGGACAAGCTCTGGCTCAAGGGCGAGGAATCGGGCCACTTCCAGGTGGTCCACGACATCCTGGTGGACTGCGACAACGACACGCTCATCCTCAAGATCGACCAGCAGGGCGGCGGCGCCTGCCACATGGGCTACCGCACCTGCTTCTTCCGCCACGACGCCGGCGAGGACTGGGAGATCTGCGCCGAGAAGGTCTTCGATCCCGAGGAGGTCTACAACAAGTGA
- the hisG gene encoding ATP phosphoribosyltransferase, with protein sequence MKQLKLGLPKGSLEKSTIELFRKSGWKITGMDRSYFPSIDDKTLNCSVVRAQEMSRYVEDGTLDAGITGRDWIQENDSQVEYITELIYAKTSFRPTRWVLAVPHDSPVQKIEDLKGKKVATEMVNFTRRLFESHDTPVDVEFSWGATEAKAAEGLADAIVEVTETGGTIRAHGLRIVTDLLESAPQLIANKDAWQDPWKRAKIEQISMLLQGALAAEHKVGIKMNVMEDDLEKIIELIPSVTAPTVATLYDTPALKGRKWFSIESIIAEDVVRELIPELTRNGAVGIVEYPLNKVI encoded by the coding sequence GTGAAGCAACTCAAGCTGGGGCTTCCCAAGGGGAGCCTGGAGAAGTCCACCATCGAGCTATTCCGCAAGTCGGGATGGAAGATCACCGGCATGGACCGGAGCTACTTCCCTTCCATCGACGACAAGACCCTGAACTGCAGCGTCGTGCGCGCGCAGGAGATGTCCCGCTACGTGGAGGACGGCACCCTGGACGCCGGCATCACCGGCAGGGACTGGATCCAGGAGAACGACTCCCAGGTCGAGTACATCACCGAGCTGATCTACGCCAAGACGAGCTTCCGGCCCACCCGCTGGGTGCTGGCCGTGCCCCACGACTCGCCGGTGCAGAAGATCGAGGACCTCAAGGGCAAGAAGGTGGCCACCGAGATGGTCAACTTCACCCGGCGGCTGTTCGAGTCGCACGACACGCCCGTGGACGTGGAGTTCTCCTGGGGCGCCACCGAGGCCAAGGCCGCCGAGGGCTTGGCGGACGCCATCGTCGAGGTGACCGAAACCGGCGGCACCATCCGCGCCCACGGCCTGCGCATCGTCACCGACCTGCTGGAGTCCGCGCCCCAGCTTATCGCCAACAAGGACGCCTGGCAGGACCCCTGGAAACGCGCCAAGATCGAGCAGATCAGCATGCTGCTCCAGGGCGCCCTGGCCGCCGAGCACAAGGTCGGCATCAAGATGAACGTGATGGAAGACGACCTGGAGAAGATCATCGAGCTGATCCCCAGCGTCACCGCGCCCACCGTCGCGACCCTCTACGACACCCCGGCCCTCAAAGGCAGGAAGTGGTTCTCCATCGAGAGCATCATCGCCGAGGACGTGGTGCGCGAACTCATCCCCGAACTCACCCGCAACGGCGCCGTGGGGATCGTGGAGTATCCGCTGAACAAGGTGATCTGA
- a CDS encoding tetratricopeptide repeat protein, with translation MDEELWRDGRKDLAAGKFADAGEKFDKLLKQYPEEPQLLQVAGLAALRLRDTETALTLVKKAVALAPDDTEALTLLGWLDLEVAGDVEAAVASYRKVAALKPEVPEVHNNLGVALKRKGDLEGAVGSFSRALELKADFAQAASNRGWVYLEQGNWRAAQADFEKSLALRPEDEGALYGLARVRKELRDYSGAQEALARLSRQSGNFVYWLEWATVGIIRYYWVFLLLALGLFFHFRYKARRRVKVDG, from the coding sequence GTGGACGAAGAGCTGTGGCGGGACGGCCGGAAGGACTTGGCCGCGGGCAAGTTCGCGGACGCCGGGGAGAAGTTCGATAAGCTGCTCAAGCAATACCCGGAAGAGCCGCAACTCTTGCAGGTGGCGGGTCTGGCGGCTCTCCGGCTGAGAGACACGGAGACGGCCCTGACCCTCGTGAAGAAGGCCGTGGCGCTGGCTCCGGATGACACCGAGGCGCTGACGCTGCTGGGCTGGCTCGATCTGGAAGTGGCGGGCGACGTCGAAGCCGCCGTTGCCTCGTACCGCAAGGTGGCGGCGCTCAAGCCCGAGGTCCCCGAGGTCCACAACAACCTGGGAGTGGCGCTGAAGCGCAAGGGAGACCTGGAGGGGGCCGTCGGGAGCTTCTCGCGGGCCCTGGAATTGAAGGCGGATTTCGCCCAGGCCGCCAGCAACCGCGGCTGGGTCTATCTGGAACAGGGCAACTGGCGGGCCGCCCAGGCCGACTTCGAAAAGAGCCTGGCCCTGCGGCCCGAGGACGAGGGCGCGCTCTACGGTCTGGCCCGGGTGCGCAAGGAGTTGCGCGACTACTCCGGCGCCCAGGAAGCGCTGGCGCGGCTCAGCCGCCAGTCGGGCAATTTCGTCTACTGGCTCGAATGGGCCACGGTGGGTATCATACGTTACTATTGGGTTTTCCTGTTGCTGGCTTTGGGTTTGTTCTTCCACTTCCGGTACAAGGCGAGAAGAAGGGTGAAAGTCGATGGCTGA
- the glmU gene encoding bifunctional UDP-N-acetylglucosamine diphosphorylase/glucosamine-1-phosphate N-acetyltransferase GlmU, with the protein MRGLGVIILAAGQGKRMRSAVPKVLHPLGGRPLLAHVLDACTGLEPEAVRVVVGHGDERIREAFPAMDPGAWVLQPEQLGTGHAARCAVDALGDFRGDLLILNGDVPLLSCRSLSGMLAAHRSGGHDLTLGVATLPDPSGYGRILRGPGGDITGVVEERDATEAQRAIPEINVGLYLAPADFLRAALAALDNRNHQGEYYLPDIAGFAARMEARIGSMTVDDPREFRGVNNREELAWMEKALQADINRKWMERGVTLKDPDSTYIDAEAVIGEDTVIGPNSHLLGRTVVGAGCRIDGSAYLTDVRLADAVHLRFSVVLDDCDVEEGVSIGPFAHLRPGTVLKRDVHIGNFVEVKNSSVGEGTKASHLSYIGDTDLGRESNIGAGTITCNYDGFAKHRTTIGDRVQVGSDTQLVAPVAVGDDAYIGAGSTITKDVPAGALAVSRTPQQHMEGWVAGFRARKGK; encoded by the coding sequence ATGCGGGGCCTTGGCGTCATCATCCTGGCCGCGGGCCAGGGCAAGCGGATGCGGTCCGCCGTGCCCAAGGTGCTGCACCCGCTGGGCGGCAGACCGTTGCTGGCCCACGTGCTGGACGCGTGCACGGGGCTCGAGCCCGAGGCGGTACGCGTGGTCGTGGGGCATGGGGACGAACGCATCCGCGAAGCCTTCCCGGCCATGGACCCCGGGGCCTGGGTGCTCCAGCCCGAGCAGTTGGGCACGGGCCATGCAGCCCGGTGCGCCGTCGATGCTCTGGGAGATTTCCGCGGCGACCTCCTGATTCTCAACGGCGACGTGCCTCTGCTGTCGTGCCGGAGCCTTTCCGGCATGCTTGCGGCGCACCGGTCCGGCGGCCACGACCTCACCCTGGGCGTGGCGACGCTGCCGGACCCTTCAGGGTACGGACGCATCCTGCGCGGCCCCGGCGGCGACATTACCGGCGTGGTGGAGGAACGCGACGCCACCGAGGCGCAGCGGGCCATCCCGGAGATCAACGTCGGCCTCTACCTGGCGCCGGCCGATTTCCTCCGCGCCGCCCTGGCCGCCCTCGACAACCGCAACCACCAGGGAGAATACTATCTGCCGGACATCGCCGGCTTCGCCGCCCGGATGGAGGCCCGCATCGGCAGCATGACCGTCGACGATCCGCGTGAATTCCGGGGCGTGAACAACAGAGAGGAGCTCGCCTGGATGGAAAAGGCACTGCAAGCGGACATCAACCGCAAGTGGATGGAGCGTGGGGTGACCCTCAAGGACCCCGACAGCACCTACATCGACGCCGAGGCGGTCATCGGCGAGGACACGGTCATCGGGCCCAACAGCCACCTGCTGGGCCGCACGGTGGTAGGCGCCGGCTGCCGCATCGACGGCAGCGCCTACCTCACCGACGTGCGTCTGGCGGACGCGGTGCACCTGCGCTTCTCGGTGGTGCTGGACGACTGCGACGTCGAGGAGGGAGTGAGCATTGGCCCGTTCGCGCACCTGCGCCCCGGCACCGTGCTCAAGCGCGACGTCCACATCGGCAACTTCGTGGAGGTGAAGAACTCGTCGGTGGGAGAAGGCACCAAGGCCAGCCACCTGAGCTACATCGGCGACACCGACCTCGGACGCGAATCAAACATCGGCGCCGGCACCATCACCTGCAACTACGACGGCTTCGCCAAGCACCGCACCACCATCGGCGACCGCGTACAGGTGGGCAGCGACACCCAGCTCGTGGCGCCGGTGGCGGTGGGCGACGACGCCTACATCGGCGCCGGCTCCACCATCACCAAGGACGTGCCCGCCGGCGCCCTGGCAGTGAGCCGCACGCCCCAGCAGCACATGGAGGGGTGGGTGGCCGGGTTCCGCGCGAGGAAGGGCAAGTAG
- the glmS gene encoding glutamine--fructose-6-phosphate transaminase (isomerizing), with protein sequence MCGIVGYIGGRDAAPVLIDSLRKLEYRGYDSAGIAVLNGDGIELRRAEGKLARLEALLASAPIDGHAGIGHTRWATHGGPSEANAHPHRAGDTVVVHNGIIENYLDLKQALLGRGAELTSDTDTELVAHLVEEKTARGMDLLDAVRETIHEIHGSYALVFLSQREPQRLIVAKNASPIVVGAGDGETFITSDIPALLEYTRDVAFLEDGEIAEVQADGFRILDSERRAVARPTKRITWDAVAAQKGGYRHFMLKEIHEQPQAVTDTLRGRIALESGAVDVAELNLTEDQLARTRKIHLVGCGTAWHAALVGKFLIEELARIPAEVDYGSEFRHRTPLLGADSLLVPVSQSGETADTVAALEVGRRQGACTVSVCNVVDSSLARKSDGVFYTHAGPEISVASTKAFTTQLAALYLLAVRLGRLNGQIPPGAATKLLEDAMRLPGWIEAALKLEDSIHALAHGLSHADNVLYLGRGINYPIALEGALKLKEISYIHAEGYPAGEMKHGPIALIDEDMPVVMLLPRDHYYPKTLGNLKEVEARGGKLITVTDEPDETLKPESTLVVPKVPYHLAPVVLTIPMQLLAYHIAVHRGTDVDQPRNLAKSVTVE encoded by the coding sequence GTGTGTGGCATCGTAGGATATATCGGCGGGCGCGACGCCGCGCCGGTGCTCATCGACAGCCTGAGGAAGCTGGAATACCGGGGCTACGACTCGGCCGGCATCGCCGTGTTGAACGGCGACGGAATCGAGCTGCGTCGCGCGGAAGGCAAGCTCGCCCGGCTCGAGGCGCTTCTCGCCAGTGCCCCCATCGACGGCCATGCCGGCATCGGCCACACCCGCTGGGCTACCCACGGCGGCCCGTCCGAGGCCAACGCCCACCCGCACCGGGCCGGCGACACGGTGGTGGTGCACAACGGCATCATCGAGAACTACCTGGACCTCAAGCAGGCCCTTCTCGGGCGCGGGGCGGAGCTGACCTCGGATACCGACACCGAGCTTGTCGCCCACTTGGTCGAGGAAAAGACCGCACGCGGCATGGACCTGCTCGACGCGGTCCGCGAAACCATCCACGAAATCCACGGCTCCTACGCCCTGGTGTTTCTGAGCCAGCGCGAGCCTCAACGGCTCATCGTTGCCAAGAACGCCTCGCCCATCGTCGTGGGCGCGGGCGACGGCGAGACCTTCATTACCTCGGACATTCCGGCGCTGCTGGAATACACCCGGGACGTGGCCTTCCTGGAAGACGGCGAGATCGCCGAGGTCCAGGCCGACGGGTTCCGCATCCTTGACTCGGAGCGGCGTGCGGTCGCCCGCCCCACCAAGCGGATCACTTGGGACGCCGTGGCCGCGCAGAAGGGCGGCTACCGCCACTTCATGCTGAAGGAGATCCACGAGCAGCCCCAGGCCGTCACCGACACCCTGCGCGGGCGCATCGCCCTGGAGTCCGGCGCGGTCGACGTGGCCGAGCTGAACCTCACCGAGGACCAGTTGGCGCGCACGCGCAAGATCCACCTCGTGGGCTGCGGCACCGCGTGGCACGCGGCATTGGTGGGCAAGTTCCTGATCGAGGAGCTGGCGCGAATCCCGGCCGAGGTGGACTACGGCTCGGAGTTTCGCCACCGCACTCCGCTCCTGGGAGCGGATTCGCTGCTCGTGCCGGTGAGCCAGTCCGGGGAGACCGCCGACACGGTGGCGGCCCTGGAGGTGGGCCGGCGGCAGGGCGCTTGCACCGTGTCCGTCTGCAACGTGGTGGACTCGTCCCTGGCGCGGAAGTCCGACGGCGTCTTCTACACCCACGCCGGCCCGGAAATCAGCGTGGCCAGCACCAAGGCCTTCACCACCCAACTCGCCGCGCTGTACCTGCTGGCCGTCCGCCTGGGCCGCCTCAACGGGCAGATCCCGCCCGGCGCGGCGACGAAGCTCCTGGAAGACGCCATGCGGCTGCCCGGCTGGATCGAGGCGGCGCTCAAGCTGGAGGATTCCATCCACGCGCTGGCCCACGGGCTGAGCCACGCCGACAACGTCCTCTACCTGGGCCGGGGCATCAACTACCCCATCGCCCTGGAAGGCGCCCTCAAGCTGAAGGAAATCTCCTACATCCACGCCGAGGGATATCCCGCGGGGGAGATGAAGCACGGACCCATCGCCCTCATCGACGAGGACATGCCCGTGGTGATGCTCCTGCCCCGGGACCACTACTACCCGAAGACGCTGGGGAACCTGAAGGAAGTGGAAGCACGGGGCGGCAAACTCATCACCGTCACCGACGAACCCGACGAGACCCTGAAGCCGGAGTCCACGCTCGTGGTCCCCAAGGTGCCCTACCACCTGGCCCCGGTGGTGCTGACCATCCCCATGCAGCTCCTCGCCTACCACATCGCGGTACACCGCGGCACCGACGTGGACCAGCCGCGGAACCTCGCCAAGAGCGTGACCGTGGAATAG
- a CDS encoding RlmE family RNA methyltransferase — protein MFFHKAKREGYRSRAAYKLLEINQRFRVIRAGYVVVDLGAAPGGWLQVAAELAGPRGRVLGFDLQAIQPLSGGHVQAFELDVLADDAAERIRVAADGAADCVLSDMAPRLSGIRDADHQRALELTRGAFDIACAILKPRGSFLFKTFSGVDAEALLKEMSGCFQTVQRVRSAATRKGSSEIYVVAKGFKAGR, from the coding sequence GTGTTTTTCCACAAGGCGAAACGCGAGGGTTACCGCTCGCGCGCGGCCTACAAGCTGTTGGAGATCAATCAACGGTTCCGCGTCATCCGGGCGGGCTACGTGGTGGTGGATCTGGGCGCGGCGCCGGGCGGATGGCTTCAGGTGGCGGCCGAGCTTGCCGGGCCGCGGGGGCGAGTGCTCGGCTTCGACTTGCAAGCCATACAGCCCCTTTCCGGAGGACACGTGCAGGCGTTCGAGTTGGACGTGCTGGCGGACGATGCGGCGGAGCGCATTCGCGTCGCGGCGGACGGGGCCGCGGATTGTGTCCTCTCGGACATGGCGCCGCGTCTGTCCGGCATCCGCGACGCTGATCATCAACGCGCCCTGGAGCTCACCCGCGGGGCCTTCGACATTGCCTGCGCTATCCTGAAACCGCGCGGCTCGTTCCTGTTCAAGACCTTCTCCGGAGTGGATGCGGAGGCCCTTCTGAAGGAGATGTCGGGCTGTTTTCAGACCGTGCAGCGGGTTCGGTCCGCGGCCACGCGCAAGGGTTCGTCGGAGATCTACGTGGTAGCCAAGGGCTTCAAGGCCGGCCGTTAG